Proteins from one Actinomycetota bacterium genomic window:
- a CDS encoding (Fe-S)-binding protein — protein MVWITPEAPTALDLAQCVGCGLCLAVCPTYRLTADETASPRGRLAAMVAAADGIVAIDGTFDDVIGFCLQCRACQVVCPALVPFGKMIEGVRAEINVQQPSLARQVRNRVLGRWVAKPGLVRLGIGAAALVRRAGLSRWMPKLLAGLRPSARIELRGREFAAIGPERGTAALLLGCVMESGFPQIHVATIETLQRAGYRVVTSPNQTCCGALAAHEGAALEARRLARRNVAAFSGADVVIADAAGCSSHLKEYGHWAGEDGADLASRARDVTEVVAEAIEAGWLPTSNVDRGPVAVQDPCHLRHAQRIVDQPRIILQAAGYRIVEIDQEGLCCGAAGAWGLLHPEASEALADRKVSQVHQAGSTIVASANVGCEMQLRSHLEGWYRVVHPVELYWEAVVDDAVGTVG, from the coding sequence ATGGTCTGGATCACCCCGGAGGCGCCGACCGCGTTGGATCTGGCCCAGTGTGTGGGATGTGGTCTCTGTCTCGCAGTGTGCCCCACGTATCGTCTCACCGCAGACGAGACGGCATCGCCTCGAGGACGGCTGGCGGCCATGGTGGCGGCAGCCGATGGAATCGTTGCGATAGACGGCACCTTCGACGACGTCATCGGATTCTGTCTCCAGTGCCGTGCATGCCAGGTGGTATGTCCCGCACTCGTTCCGTTCGGGAAGATGATCGAAGGAGTCCGGGCAGAGATCAACGTGCAGCAACCGTCGCTTGCCCGCCAGGTACGCAACAGGGTCTTGGGACGATGGGTCGCGAAGCCCGGGCTGGTCAGGTTGGGCATCGGTGCGGCAGCTTTGGTCCGTCGTGCGGGCCTGAGCCGATGGATGCCGAAGCTTCTTGCGGGCCTCCGGCCATCCGCCCGCATCGAGTTGCGCGGGCGGGAGTTCGCTGCGATCGGACCCGAACGAGGAACCGCCGCCCTGCTGCTCGGATGTGTGATGGAGTCGGGATTCCCTCAGATCCATGTTGCGACCATCGAGACACTTCAGCGAGCCGGATACAGAGTCGTCACGTCTCCAAACCAGACCTGCTGTGGTGCCCTGGCCGCCCACGAAGGTGCCGCGCTCGAAGCCCGGCGGCTCGCCCGGCGCAACGTAGCCGCTTTCTCCGGAGCCGACGTCGTCATTGCCGACGCAGCCGGGTGCAGTTCCCACCTGAAGGAGTACGGACATTGGGCCGGAGAGGACGGGGCGGACCTGGCTTCGCGAGCCAGGGACGTGACCGAGGTCGTTGCAGAGGCCATCGAGGCAGGGTGGCTTCCCACTTCGAACGTCGACCGGGGACCCGTTGCCGTTCAGGATCCATGCCATCTCCGGCATGCCCAGCGCATTGTCGACCAACCGCGCATCATCCTGCAGGCCGCCGGCTATCGGATCGTGGAGATCGACCAGGAGGGGCTGTGCTGTGGTGCGGCCGGCGCATGGGGGCTGCTCCATCCGGAGGCATCCGAGGCGCTCGCAGACAGGAAGGTCTCCCAGGTCCACCAGGCAGGCTCGACGATCGTCGCATCGGCCAACGTCGGCTGTGAAATGCAGCTTCGTTCCCACCTCGAAGGGTGGTACAGGGTCGTTCATCCCGTCGAGCTGTATTGGGAAGCGGTAGTCGATGACGCGGTGGGGACGGTAGGCTGA
- a CDS encoding FAD-binding oxidoreductase, producing MTSIAVVRKRLGSLVGAPIPGAPEGALSAAPASEQEAARIMQVASEYRLPVLVRGGGTHQGYGAAVDPLIVVSTRNLQTLDWRPDDLTATVGAGVRVADLEQRLVEGGQTAVLPEDPGDATIGGVVAAGISGHRRLRYGPTRDRVLGMTLVTGDGRIVHAGGTVVKNVSGYDLSRLAVGSFGRLGIVTVVSLKLWPRPQSIVTIVGVCPENALKVAYRPLAVFEVDGQGSVVVGGLPATVKAEVDALGGESLPGAIWPAPLQSPFRCVLRVPARLTRQGVEHVPSGWTYRAAFGVGEVRMGAENPDEAVLVKMREWAESVGGRLVVEAAPDDLAFDPWGTAPSTVGIQRRLVAMFDPAGIMNSGRLPGGI from the coding sequence ATGACTTCGATCGCCGTGGTCCGAAAACGTCTCGGGAGTCTCGTCGGAGCCCCGATTCCCGGAGCACCGGAGGGCGCACTGAGCGCCGCTCCCGCATCGGAGCAGGAGGCCGCCCGCATCATGCAGGTGGCGAGCGAGTACCGGTTGCCCGTGCTCGTTCGTGGTGGTGGAACCCATCAAGGCTATGGAGCGGCCGTGGACCCGCTGATCGTGGTCTCGACCCGTAACCTTCAGACCCTGGACTGGCGTCCCGACGATCTGACTGCCACCGTCGGAGCGGGTGTTCGCGTGGCCGATCTGGAGCAACGACTCGTCGAGGGTGGACAGACGGCGGTCCTGCCGGAGGATCCGGGCGACGCGACCATCGGCGGGGTTGTCGCTGCGGGTATTTCGGGACACCGACGCCTGCGGTACGGGCCGACACGCGACCGGGTGTTGGGTATGACGCTGGTCACCGGAGACGGACGGATCGTTCACGCCGGAGGCACGGTGGTCAAGAACGTCTCCGGCTACGACCTGTCCCGGCTGGCAGTGGGGTCCTTCGGACGTCTGGGCATCGTCACCGTGGTCAGTCTCAAGCTGTGGCCGCGACCGCAGTCGATCGTCACGATCGTCGGTGTGTGTCCCGAGAACGCCTTGAAGGTCGCGTATCGGCCTCTTGCGGTCTTCGAGGTCGATGGCCAGGGCTCCGTGGTCGTCGGCGGCCTCCCTGCAACGGTGAAGGCCGAGGTCGATGCCCTCGGCGGAGAGTCTCTGCCGGGAGCGATCTGGCCCGCACCACTCCAGTCGCCGTTCCGCTGTGTTCTGAGAGTGCCGGCGCGTCTAACCCGTCAAGGCGTCGAGCACGTGCCGTCGGGATGGACCTACCGGGCGGCCTTCGGCGTGGGTGAGGTGCGGATGGGCGCGGAGAATCCGGACGAGGCCGTTCTTGTGAAGATGCGAGAGTGGGCGGAGTCCGTCGGTGGAAGGTTGGTCGTGGAAGCCGCTCCCGACGATCTGGCTTTCGATCCGTGGGGGACCGCACCGTCGACGGTCGGCATCCAGCGGCGGCTCGTCGCCATGTTCGACCCGGCAGGAATCATGAACTCCGGCCGTCTCCCCGGAGGGATCTGA
- a CDS encoding FAD-binding protein: MTLVADLQSALDPERVLSDPLRLHIYGKDSGMRRGDPTVVVLPETTEEVVDVMRIAASHGFPVVPRGAGTGLASGAIAIGPAIMVAVAKMNRILKVDPIGATAWVEPGIVNLDLSRQTESLGLHFAPDPSSQSVSTVGGNVSTGAGGPHCLAEGTTVGHILAVELVTADGEVVTIGSEAPDPIGLDLRAVVVGSEGTLGIVTKVLVKLTPNPQETRTVLAAFERIEQAAAAVSAVIGSGIVPAALEMIDREMTIALENFLHAGLPVDAGGLLLIDVSGHAASVDVELAAVEEIMTAEGAFDVTTASDERQRAELWKGRKSAFGAVTQMAPNYYLQDTSVPRTKLVDVVHQIYEIAQRHNLVMMNVFHAGDGNLHPMITFDAAEPGVLDRVHEASKEILAVCVEAGGTLSGEHGIGLEKRDLMPLIFSDVDLDAQACIKEAFDPDERCNPGKVLPPGSRKTDQRVGER, translated from the coding sequence ATGACGCTCGTAGCGGATCTTCAGTCGGCGCTCGACCCGGAGCGCGTTCTCTCCGACCCGCTGCGGCTGCACATCTACGGCAAGGACTCGGGGATGAGGCGCGGTGACCCGACCGTCGTGGTGTTGCCGGAGACGACCGAGGAAGTCGTCGACGTCATGCGCATCGCGGCATCCCACGGCTTTCCCGTCGTTCCACGGGGCGCAGGTACCGGTCTTGCGTCGGGGGCGATCGCCATCGGCCCGGCGATCATGGTTGCCGTCGCCAAGATGAACCGGATCTTGAAAGTCGATCCGATCGGAGCGACGGCATGGGTCGAGCCAGGCATCGTCAACCTCGACCTGTCCAGGCAGACGGAGTCGCTCGGTCTGCACTTCGCTCCCGACCCGTCGTCGCAGTCGGTGTCGACGGTCGGCGGCAATGTCTCCACGGGCGCGGGTGGTCCGCACTGTCTGGCCGAAGGGACGACGGTCGGGCACATCCTCGCCGTGGAACTGGTCACCGCCGACGGCGAGGTGGTCACGATCGGATCGGAGGCTCCCGACCCGATCGGTCTGGACCTCAGGGCGGTCGTGGTCGGCTCCGAGGGCACCCTCGGAATCGTCACGAAGGTGCTCGTCAAGCTCACGCCGAACCCGCAAGAGACCCGGACGGTGCTCGCGGCATTCGAACGCATCGAGCAGGCCGCGGCGGCCGTCTCGGCGGTAATCGGAAGCGGGATCGTTCCCGCAGCGCTCGAGATGATCGACCGCGAGATGACGATCGCTCTCGAGAACTTTCTCCACGCAGGTCTGCCCGTCGACGCGGGCGGGCTGCTCCTCATCGACGTTTCCGGTCACGCCGCCTCGGTAGACGTGGAGCTTGCAGCCGTCGAAGAGATCATGACCGCCGAAGGCGCATTCGACGTCACCACCGCATCGGACGAGCGGCAACGAGCCGAACTGTGGAAGGGGAGGAAGTCGGCGTTCGGGGCCGTGACCCAGATGGCTCCGAACTACTACCTGCAGGACACATCGGTTCCCCGCACGAAGCTCGTCGACGTCGTCCATCAGATCTATGAGATCGCTCAGCGGCACAACCTCGTCATGATGAACGTCTTCCATGCAGGTGATGGGAATCTCCATCCGATGATCACATTCGACGCAGCGGAGCCCGGTGTGCTCGATCGTGTCCACGAGGCGTCGAAAGAGATCCTCGCGGTGTGTGTCGAAGCCGGAGGAACGCTCAGTGGTGAGCATGGCATCGGACTCGAGAAGCGAGACTTGATGCCCCTGATCTTCAGCGACGTCGACCTCGACGCGCAGGCGTGTATCAAAGAAGCCTTCGATCCGGACGAGCGCTGTAATCCCGGCAAGGTGCTGCCCCCCGGCTCGCGCAAGACGGACCAGCGGGTCGGCGAACGATGA
- a CDS encoding aminotransferase class I/II-fold pyridoxal phosphate-dependent enzyme, with amino-acid sequence MQTARRLQAFGQTIFTEVSQLALEHEAVNLGQGFPNFDGPDFVKEAAVAAIRDGRNQYAPLSGVSRLRNAIADRFSRRTGIHTDPDRHVTVTSGCTEALTSAFLGLVDPGDEVVLIEPFYDSYPADLALAGATPRFVTLRPPDFALEEADLRAAFGPKTRAILLNTPHNPTGRVFSRPELETVASLCKEFDAIAITDEVYEDLVFDGAHISLAQLEGMWERTITLSSLGKTFSLTGWKVGWAVGPDELTAGLRAAHQFVTFATGTPLQHAAATALRAPDAFYTELITDYRRRRDLLTDGLVRLGFEVFIPEGTYFVLADHTRFGFSDDVAFARHLVTKVGVAVIPPSAFYHRSEDGSSLVRFAFCKDEATIEKALQRMASLK; translated from the coding sequence ATGCAGACCGCACGACGTCTTCAGGCCTTCGGCCAGACCATCTTCACCGAGGTGAGCCAGTTGGCGCTCGAACACGAGGCCGTGAATCTGGGTCAGGGTTTCCCCAACTTCGACGGTCCGGACTTCGTCAAGGAGGCCGCTGTCGCGGCGATTCGCGACGGCCGGAACCAGTACGCTCCACTGTCCGGAGTGTCCCGGCTCCGCAACGCCATCGCCGACCGTTTCTCACGCAGAACCGGGATCCACACGGACCCCGACCGACACGTCACGGTGACTTCCGGCTGTACCGAGGCGCTCACGTCCGCGTTCCTGGGTCTGGTGGACCCCGGCGACGAAGTCGTGCTGATCGAACCGTTCTATGACTCCTATCCGGCAGACCTGGCACTCGCAGGCGCCACTCCTCGGTTCGTAACCCTGCGGCCACCGGATTTCGCTCTGGAGGAGGCAGACTTGCGTGCTGCCTTCGGCCCCAAGACGCGCGCCATCCTGCTCAACACGCCGCACAATCCGACCGGAAGGGTGTTCTCGCGGCCGGAACTCGAAACCGTCGCTTCGCTCTGTAAGGAGTTCGATGCGATCGCCATCACCGACGAGGTCTACGAAGATCTCGTGTTCGACGGCGCCCACATCTCGCTCGCTCAGCTCGAGGGCATGTGGGAACGAACGATCACACTCTCGTCTCTCGGCAAGACGTTCTCCCTGACCGGATGGAAGGTCGGCTGGGCCGTCGGTCCGGACGAGCTGACCGCCGGCTTGAGGGCTGCCCACCAGTTCGTGACGTTTGCGACCGGGACACCGCTGCAACACGCGGCAGCCACAGCCCTCAGGGCGCCGGATGCCTTCTACACCGAACTCATCACCGACTACCGACGCCGCCGTGACCTTCTCACCGACGGCCTCGTCCGCCTCGGATTCGAGGTGTTCATACCAGAGGGCACCTATTTCGTGCTGGCCGACCACACGCGCTTCGGGTTCTCGGACGACGTGGCGTTCGCCCGGCATCTGGTCACCAAGGTTGGCGTCGCGGTGATTCCACCGAGTGCCTTCTACCACCGGAGCGAGGATGGTTCCTCACTCGTGCGTTTCGCCTTCTGCAAGGACGAAGCCACGATCGAGAAGGCGCTCCAGAGGATGGCTTCGCTCAAATGA
- a CDS encoding type II toxin-antitoxin system VapC family toxin, translated as MSLTVDTNLLVCASDTGSALHGRARELPADLAKGTDLVYLFWPVTTEYLRITTHPAVFVNPLAPAAARENIGSLIDRPHVRMPGEGRRFWGVYRDVTDRIPVRGNLVSDAHLVTLMREHGVRTIWTRDRDFRTFDGIEAVDPFE; from the coding sequence GTGAGCCTGACCGTCGACACCAACCTGCTTGTCTGCGCATCGGACACGGGGAGTGCATTGCATGGTCGTGCCAGAGAGCTGCCGGCGGATCTCGCCAAAGGCACCGATCTGGTCTATCTGTTCTGGCCGGTGACGACGGAGTACCTTCGGATCACCACACATCCGGCCGTGTTCGTCAATCCGCTCGCACCCGCAGCCGCCAGGGAGAACATCGGTAGCCTCATCGACCGACCGCATGTCCGCATGCCGGGTGAAGGACGAAGATTCTGGGGTGTGTACCGCGACGTGACAGACCGCATACCCGTGCGGGGCAACCTGGTGTCCGACGCCCACCTCGTGACTCTGATGCGAGAACATGGTGTGAGGACGATCTGGACCCGCGATCGGGACTTCCGCACGTTCGACGGCATCGAGGCAGTCGACCCGTTCGAATGA
- a CDS encoding hydantoinase B/oxoprolinase family protein produces the protein MVTVDPITLEVARNQLAAIADEMGLVLRRTAYSPNIKERADCSAAVFVPSGEMLAQAEHIPVHLGSMPASVAAVLDRLGAEPGVQYAVNDPYHGGTHLNDLTLVRPVFASGILIGWVANRAHHADVGGEAPGSMPAHATTIDQEGHVVVPTPAVRDGVWIDEFLDPFLAATRTRSERLGDLSAQLGANEVGAARVASLAEAEGLEWFTAVTGALLAYGERRMRAALGALPDGEYRFTDVMEWGDEDLPISVAVRIEGEDLVADFGGTTGQVAGNINAVEAVTRSCLYYAVRVATDPSIPANGGCYRPLELLAPPGTLVNAEPPAAVAAGNVETSQRIADVLLGALAQAAPDRVPAASQGTMNNILAGNDDFAYYETVGGGQGGRPGRPGMSGVHTGMTNTKNTPIEALQVAYPLRVITTRLRHGSGGAGRFSGGEGIEREIEFLADATVSLMGERRRVPPWGLAGGGPGAVGEDWLIRPGSAPERLPGKVTFEVRAGDRLRVLTPGGGGWGKA, from the coding sequence GTGGTGACCGTCGATCCGATCACGCTCGAAGTCGCCCGGAACCAGCTCGCCGCGATCGCCGACGAGATGGGATTGGTGCTTCGGCGCACGGCGTACTCGCCGAACATCAAGGAACGAGCAGACTGCTCGGCGGCCGTATTCGTCCCGTCCGGAGAGATGCTCGCCCAGGCGGAACACATTCCCGTTCACCTCGGTTCCATGCCCGCCTCCGTCGCTGCGGTCCTGGACCGTCTCGGTGCCGAACCGGGCGTGCAGTACGCGGTGAACGACCCGTATCACGGTGGTACCCATCTCAACGATCTCACTCTCGTCCGGCCCGTGTTCGCGTCCGGGATCCTCATCGGCTGGGTCGCCAACCGCGCACATCACGCCGACGTCGGTGGGGAGGCCCCCGGTTCGATGCCGGCGCATGCGACGACGATCGATCAGGAGGGCCATGTCGTCGTCCCCACCCCGGCGGTTCGAGATGGCGTGTGGATCGACGAGTTCCTCGATCCGTTCCTGGCCGCGACCCGCACACGGTCCGAACGCCTCGGTGACCTGTCCGCACAGCTCGGCGCCAACGAGGTCGGGGCGGCACGCGTCGCCTCACTCGCCGAAGCCGAAGGCCTGGAGTGGTTCACGGCCGTCACCGGAGCGCTGCTCGCGTACGGGGAACGCAGGATGCGCGCCGCACTCGGTGCGCTGCCCGACGGCGAATACCGGTTCACCGACGTGATGGAGTGGGGCGACGAGGACTTGCCGATCTCGGTTGCCGTGCGTATCGAAGGGGAAGACCTCGTCGCCGATTTCGGCGGCACGACCGGCCAGGTCGCAGGCAACATCAACGCCGTCGAGGCGGTCACCCGTTCGTGTCTCTACTACGCGGTGCGAGTGGCGACCGATCCTTCGATCCCTGCCAACGGCGGCTGCTACCGGCCTCTCGAGCTGCTGGCTCCGCCGGGAACGCTCGTGAACGCCGAACCACCCGCCGCGGTGGCCGCCGGCAACGTCGAGACCAGCCAGCGGATCGCCGACGTGCTCCTTGGTGCTCTCGCCCAGGCGGCCCCCGACCGTGTGCCTGCCGCATCACAGGGAACGATGAACAACATCCTCGCCGGCAACGACGACTTCGCCTACTACGAGACGGTCGGTGGTGGACAGGGCGGCCGTCCAGGCAGGCCGGGCATGTCCGGGGTCCACACCGGGATGACCAACACGAAGAACACTCCGATCGAAGCGCTGCAGGTTGCCTATCCGCTGCGGGTCATCACCACCCGGCTGCGTCACGGCAGCGGAGGAGCAGGCCGCTTCTCCGGCGGGGAGGGTATCGAACGAGAGATCGAGTTCCTCGCCGACGCGACCGTGTCGTTGATGGGGGAGCGGCGAAGGGTGCCGCCGTGGGGACTCGCCGGCGGCGGGCCTGGCGCGGTCGGTGAGGACTGGCTGATCCGGCCGGGATCGGCGCCCGAACGGCTCCCAGGAAAGGTCACGTTCGAAGTGCGGGCAGGGGACCGGCTTCGAGTGTTGACGCCCGGTGGTGGCGGCTGGGGGAAAGCGTAG
- a CDS encoding YbaK/EbsC family protein, producing the protein MDLPTASLRLVHWAAGEGLDVDVRVFPEGTKTAGDAARAVGCDVAAIVKSLVFMVDDEPVVALVPGDRRLDLEKLAEAAGGSGSRRASLDEVRAATGYAAGGTPPFGHGCRVFADPELNRHDPVWAAAGTPTTVFPISIAELARVAHATWAPISG; encoded by the coding sequence ATGGATCTTCCTACCGCGTCGCTGCGTCTTGTTCACTGGGCTGCCGGGGAGGGGCTCGATGTCGATGTTCGCGTGTTTCCCGAAGGTACCAAGACGGCCGGCGACGCTGCGAGAGCGGTCGGTTGTGACGTCGCCGCGATCGTGAAGTCACTCGTGTTCATGGTAGATGATGAGCCCGTGGTGGCGTTGGTTCCCGGCGATCGGCGGCTCGATCTCGAGAAGTTGGCGGAAGCGGCCGGCGGGAGCGGAAGCCGCCGGGCATCGCTCGACGAGGTCCGTGCCGCCACCGGCTACGCGGCCGGCGGTACCCCGCCGTTCGGCCACGGTTGTCGGGTCTTTGCCGACCCGGAACTGAACCGGCATGACCCCGTGTGGGCGGCCGCAGGGACGCCAACGACGGTGTTCCCGATCTCGATCGCCGAGTTGGCCAGGGTGGCGCATGCCACGTGGGCACCCATCAGCGGTTGA
- a CDS encoding alanine--glyoxylate aminotransferase family protein has product MDRIQPPRRYLMGPGPSPVEPSVLAAMAKPVLGHLDPVFIQIMDEVTIALREVFQTANRLTFPVSGTGSAGAEAAIVNMVEPGDRVVVGVAGVFGARLAEMARRAGGIVSEIHAPWGTAVPADQIADAVTQRGAKVVAIVHAETSTGMRQPVDELRAAIGDDPILIVDAVTSLGGIEVDVDSWGIDVCFSGTQKCLSVPPGLAPITFSARAEWKLETRSAPVQSWYLDARLLRSYWEDGEKRRAYHHTAPISMVYGLHEGLRLVLDEGLDARWARHHDAGRFLRNALVERGYEPFAADGYRLPQLTSVRLPKGVDDAVRHDLLNEFDIEIGAGLGDLAGKVWRVGLMGLGARREHALRLIQALDALT; this is encoded by the coding sequence ATGGACCGCATCCAGCCGCCACGCCGCTATCTCATGGGCCCAGGCCCCTCGCCGGTCGAGCCGTCTGTCCTCGCAGCCATGGCCAAACCGGTTCTCGGACATCTCGACCCGGTCTTCATCCAGATCATGGATGAGGTCACGATCGCGTTGCGCGAGGTATTCCAGACCGCCAACCGTCTCACGTTCCCGGTCTCGGGTACCGGATCTGCGGGAGCGGAAGCGGCGATCGTCAACATGGTCGAGCCAGGCGACCGGGTGGTCGTCGGCGTCGCGGGCGTGTTCGGGGCCCGTCTCGCCGAGATGGCGAGACGCGCAGGTGGAATCGTCAGCGAGATCCATGCCCCTTGGGGAACGGCGGTACCCGCGGACCAGATTGCGGACGCGGTCACGCAGCGGGGAGCCAAGGTCGTGGCGATCGTCCATGCGGAAACCTCCACGGGCATGCGCCAGCCGGTGGACGAGCTGCGTGCAGCGATCGGTGATGACCCGATTCTCATCGTCGACGCGGTCACGTCCCTCGGTGGCATCGAGGTGGACGTCGACTCGTGGGGGATCGACGTATGTTTTTCGGGCACGCAGAAATGCCTCAGTGTGCCACCGGGCCTGGCACCGATCACGTTCTCGGCACGTGCGGAGTGGAAGCTCGAGACCCGGTCCGCTCCGGTGCAGTCGTGGTACCTGGACGCGCGGCTCCTGCGTTCCTACTGGGAAGATGGAGAGAAACGTCGGGCCTACCACCACACCGCACCGATCTCGATGGTCTACGGCCTCCACGAAGGTCTCCGACTCGTTCTCGACGAAGGTTTGGATGCCCGCTGGGCCCGCCATCACGACGCAGGCCGCTTCCTGCGCAACGCCCTCGTCGAGCGCGGCTACGAACCGTTCGCCGCCGATGGGTACCGGCTTCCTCAGCTCACCTCGGTCCGTCTCCCCAAGGGTGTCGACGACGCCGTGCGCCACGACCTTCTCAACGAGTTCGATATCGAGATCGGCGCCGGTCTTGGCGACTTGGCCGGCAAGGTCTGGCGCGTCGGGCTCATGGGCCTTGGGGCGCGCCGCGAACATGCCTTGCGCCTGATCCAGGCGCTCGACGCCTTGACCTGA
- a CDS encoding hydantoinase/oxoprolinase family protein, whose product MVANALGVDVGGTFTDFAAWDGTRLVAGKTSTTADQSDGVIDGSRRIIHGPADILLHGTTIATNALLERKGARTALVTSAGFTDVIEIGRQDRPSLYDAFKDRPEPLVPRSLRLPDGGDLAALADVEAIAVALLWSFRHPGEEEQILEKIRSIAPDVPVSLSSRVAPEFREFERTSTTVLNAYLSPVVGRYLQHLETKARQAGLPDDILVMRSSGGLMDLAAAIELPAAVLLSGPAGGVVASAELGKALGHDTLISFDMGGTSTDVCRVEHGRPESAYRRSIEGYPCLLPSVAVHTVGAGGGSVAWVDSGGALRVGPRSAGAVPGPASYGRGGTEATVSDADLMIGRLAKHLAGGMALRHDLAEGAVQRTARLLDLSSEATALGIVEVVEAHMERAVRAVSVEEGADPRSSVLVAFGGAGGMHATALARRLDMAGVVVPPHAGVFSALGLLLSPPRVDLSLSLGPEAVVDEAVGHLRADAAHHLVSETGAFLVEVRTSVDVRYRGQSHETTVPYRPGEGTEVLEARFHDAHRARNGFARVGDPVEVVTVRAAALGTPALRWSDLDDAVPEGEAARGTREVLTSDGAVDADVWWRPGLAPGTTVEGPAVIEEPDATVFLGIGERATVHPCGALEVEW is encoded by the coding sequence ATGGTAGCCAACGCGCTGGGAGTCGATGTCGGGGGCACGTTCACCGACTTCGCCGCATGGGATGGGACCCGTCTGGTCGCGGGCAAGACTTCCACGACCGCCGATCAGAGCGACGGGGTCATCGACGGTTCCCGTCGAATCATTCACGGCCCCGCCGACATCCTGCTCCATGGAACCACGATCGCCACGAACGCCCTCCTGGAACGCAAGGGAGCCAGGACGGCGCTCGTCACGTCCGCCGGCTTCACCGATGTGATCGAGATCGGGCGACAGGACCGTCCCTCGCTGTACGACGCGTTCAAGGACCGGCCGGAGCCGCTCGTGCCCCGGTCGTTGCGCCTGCCGGACGGCGGCGACCTGGCCGCGCTCGCCGACGTCGAGGCGATCGCGGTGGCGCTGCTGTGGTCGTTCCGGCATCCCGGTGAGGAAGAGCAGATCCTCGAGAAGATACGGTCGATCGCTCCAGACGTCCCCGTGTCGCTGTCGAGCAGAGTCGCTCCCGAGTTTCGAGAATTCGAGCGGACCTCGACGACCGTCCTGAACGCGTACCTCTCGCCGGTCGTCGGACGTTACCTGCAGCACCTCGAAACCAAGGCACGCCAGGCTGGGCTCCCCGACGACATCCTCGTCATGCGCTCCTCCGGCGGCCTGATGGACCTGGCCGCCGCCATCGAGCTTCCCGCGGCCGTGCTGCTGTCCGGTCCCGCGGGCGGCGTGGTCGCGTCGGCGGAACTCGGCAAGGCGCTCGGCCACGATACGTTGATCTCCTTCGACATGGGCGGTACCTCGACCGACGTGTGCCGTGTCGAGCATGGACGCCCGGAATCCGCCTACCGGCGCAGCATCGAAGGCTATCCGTGCCTGCTGCCGTCCGTCGCCGTGCACACCGTGGGGGCGGGTGGCGGATCGGTCGCCTGGGTCGACTCCGGCGGTGCGCTGCGGGTCGGACCTCGTTCGGCAGGCGCCGTGCCCGGCCCCGCCTCGTACGGGCGTGGTGGTACCGAGGCGACCGTCAGCGACGCGGACCTGATGATCGGCCGTCTCGCGAAGCACCTGGCCGGTGGCATGGCCCTCCGGCACGACCTTGCAGAGGGCGCCGTGCAGCGGACGGCAAGACTTCTGGATCTGAGCAGTGAGGCGACGGCACTCGGGATCGTCGAAGTCGTCGAGGCACACATGGAACGCGCCGTACGCGCCGTCAGCGTCGAAGAAGGGGCCGATCCGAGAAGCTCGGTGCTCGTCGCCTTCGGTGGCGCCGGCGGCATGCATGCCACCGCGTTGGCCCGGCGTCTCGACATGGCGGGCGTCGTCGTGCCCCCTCATGCGGGGGTGTTCAGCGCGCTCGGCCTACTGCTCAGCCCTCCGCGGGTCGATCTTTCGCTGAGCCTCGGACCCGAGGCGGTGGTCGACGAGGCCGTCGGACATCTTCGTGCAGACGCGGCACATCATCTTGTCTCCGAGACGGGCGCTTTCCTGGTGGAGGTTCGCACCTCCGTCGACGTTCGCTACCGGGGCCAATCCCATGAGACGACGGTCCCGTACCGGCCCGGTGAGGGAACGGAGGTGCTGGAGGCCCGCTTTCACGATGCCCACCGGGCTCGGAACGGATTCGCCAGGGTCGGAGACCCCGTCGAAGTGGTCACCGTCCGGGCCGCCGCGTTGGGGACACCGGCCCTGCGGTGGAGCGATCTCGACGATGCCGTCCCCGAAGGTGAGGCGGCGCGAGGGACACGTGAGGTGCTCACCTCGGACGGCGCGGTCGACGCCGACGTGTGGTGGCGACCCGGACTCGCGCCAGGGACGACCGTCGAAGGCCCCGCCGTGATCGAAGAGCCGGACGCGACCGTGTTCCTCGGCATCGGCGAGCGGGCCACGGTGCATCCCTGCGGGGCACTGGAGGTGGAGTGGTGA